One segment of Desulfosudis oleivorans Hxd3 DNA contains the following:
- a CDS encoding sulfurtransferase, protein MKNSFFRYFVIALVLFLGALWSFSAADQTARGYPNGNFITDAQWVKAHLTDTDLVVVDVRTDDHYDGSVIPGAVRLPWSEFQFNDVGEDLASTFVGVRQAQDILGRHGITRKDTVVLYDSVERDGGATASYVFWVLDVLGHENKMLLERGINAWRDAGYEVTTAPRTPEPLLYQAPAGEVNREKLTTGQFVYKRLGDPYYQIVDVRSRAEYVGEKGTTGLDGNPLKLGHIPTAVNINYESAWTDADTKALKSYPELQALYRGLDPSKGVIVYCNSGRRSSFSYYVLRLMGFENVFTYEASWKEWGNPDKFFPVETRENRLVGDMLPDASGQAVSSRRIKPRDGKTGKPSSGEPSGGYVSCGG, encoded by the coding sequence ATGAAAAACAGCTTTTTCAGGTATTTTGTCATCGCCCTGGTTCTGTTTCTGGGGGCGCTGTGGTCCTTCAGCGCCGCCGATCAAACGGCCAGGGGCTATCCCAACGGAAATTTCATCACGGACGCCCAATGGGTTAAAGCCCACCTGACGGATACGGATCTGGTGGTCGTGGATGTCAGGACCGACGACCACTATGACGGCAGTGTTATTCCCGGTGCGGTACGCCTGCCCTGGTCCGAGTTCCAGTTCAACGATGTGGGGGAAGACCTGGCGTCAACATTCGTCGGGGTCCGCCAGGCCCAGGATATTCTCGGCCGTCACGGGATCACCCGGAAGGATACGGTGGTGCTTTATGATTCGGTGGAAAGAGACGGCGGCGCAACAGCGTCCTATGTGTTCTGGGTGCTTGATGTGCTGGGGCATGAAAACAAGATGCTCCTGGAACGCGGTATCAATGCATGGCGGGATGCCGGTTACGAGGTCACAACCGCCCCCCGGACGCCCGAACCGTTGTTGTATCAGGCCCCGGCCGGGGAAGTGAACCGGGAGAAACTGACTACCGGGCAATTCGTTTATAAGCGGCTGGGCGATCCTTATTATCAAATCGTGGATGTGCGGTCCCGCGCTGAGTATGTGGGGGAAAAGGGCACCACCGGCCTTGACGGCAATCCTTTGAAACTCGGTCATATTCCCACGGCTGTAAACATCAATTATGAATCGGCCTGGACCGACGCCGATACCAAGGCCCTGAAATCCTATCCCGAACTGCAGGCGCTTTACAGGGGCCTTGATCCTTCAAAGGGCGTCATCGTTTATTGCAACTCCGGCAGGCGAAGCTCGTTTTCTTATTATGTGCTGAGGCTCATGGGATTTGAAAACGTGTTCACATATGAAGCCTCCTGGAAGGAGTGGGGAAATCCGGATAAGTTTTTCCCCGTGGAAACAAGGGAAAACCGCCTGGTGGGTGATATGCTGCCGGACGCTTCCGGGCAGGCGGTTTCTTCCAGGCGAATTAAACCCCGGGATGGAAAAACCGGTAAACCATCGTCCGGTGAACCGTCCGGCGGTTATGTCTCATGCGGAGGTTGA
- a CDS encoding heavy metal translocating P-type ATPase, which translates to MVADFRRRFWIALVLSVPIVLLAPLIQGALGVKGKWDFPGDALVQFGFATVVFFYGGWPFLKGLADELKKKAPGMMTLIGVAIIVAYTYSSAVVFGLPGKVFFWELATLIDIMLLGHWIEMRSVMGASGALEELVKLIPSKAHRLKSDGETEEVPVSGLEKDDRVAVKPGEKVPVDGEIVNGRTSIDESMITGESKHVEKGEGDTVIGGSINGESAITVAVQKTGDDTYLSQVVEMVRQAQESGSKAQGTADRAAFWLTIVALTAGAVTLAAWLIAGREFVFSLERMVTVMVITCPHALGLAVPLVVAVSTAIAAKKGLLIRDRTAFEAARNLDVIVFDKTGTLTEGRFGVSAVVSLGDRSEDDILRLAAGLESRSEHSIAAGIVEAAKKKELHVAGPENFKAIPGKGAEGTVEDLAVKVVSPGYLKDNGIDVQNQRVNELAEKGNTVVYLLVDDRPEGALAMEDIVRQSSKDAVHRLKEMGLQVMMLTGDSRAVAESVAGELGLDDYFADVLPDQKSTRIKEIRKKGLRVAMVGDGINDAPALAEADVGIAIGAGTDVAMETADIVLVRSDPRDVIHVIELSGATHSKTVQNLWWAAGYNIIAIPLAAGILYPFFRFLLPPSAGAVVMSLSTVIVAVNARLLKE; encoded by the coding sequence ATGGTGGCGGATTTCAGACGGCGGTTCTGGATTGCGCTGGTACTGAGCGTTCCCATTGTTTTGCTGGCACCGCTCATTCAGGGGGCGCTGGGGGTCAAAGGGAAGTGGGATTTCCCGGGGGATGCCCTGGTGCAGTTCGGATTCGCGACGGTTGTCTTTTTCTATGGGGGGTGGCCTTTCCTCAAAGGGCTTGCCGACGAACTGAAAAAGAAAGCCCCCGGCATGATGACCCTCATCGGCGTCGCCATCATTGTCGCGTATACCTACAGCAGTGCCGTGGTGTTCGGCCTTCCCGGAAAGGTCTTTTTCTGGGAACTGGCCACCCTGATCGACATCATGCTTCTGGGGCACTGGATTGAGATGCGGAGCGTCATGGGCGCCTCCGGCGCGCTGGAAGAACTGGTCAAACTGATTCCGTCAAAGGCCCACCGCCTCAAATCGGATGGCGAAACAGAAGAAGTGCCCGTATCCGGGCTTGAAAAGGACGACCGCGTGGCGGTCAAACCCGGTGAAAAGGTTCCCGTGGACGGCGAGATCGTAAATGGCCGCACCAGCATTGACGAGTCCATGATTACCGGCGAAAGCAAACACGTGGAAAAAGGAGAAGGGGATACCGTCATCGGGGGGAGTATCAACGGCGAGTCCGCTATTACGGTCGCCGTGCAGAAAACCGGGGATGACACCTATCTCTCCCAGGTGGTGGAGATGGTCAGGCAGGCCCAGGAATCCGGATCCAAAGCCCAGGGCACGGCGGACCGGGCCGCATTCTGGCTGACGATTGTCGCCCTTACCGCCGGGGCCGTAACCCTGGCCGCATGGCTTATCGCGGGGAGGGAATTCGTCTTTTCCCTGGAGCGGATGGTGACGGTGATGGTTATCACCTGCCCCCATGCCCTGGGCCTGGCCGTGCCCCTTGTGGTGGCCGTATCCACGGCCATTGCCGCAAAAAAGGGGCTGCTGATAAGAGACCGTACGGCCTTTGAGGCGGCACGGAATCTCGATGTCATCGTGTTCGACAAAACCGGCACCCTGACCGAAGGGCGGTTCGGCGTATCCGCGGTGGTTTCCCTGGGAGACCGTTCAGAGGATGATATCCTCCGGCTGGCCGCGGGACTGGAAAGCCGGTCTGAACATTCCATAGCCGCCGGCATTGTTGAAGCAGCGAAAAAAAAGGAACTACACGTTGCCGGGCCTGAAAACTTCAAGGCAATTCCAGGGAAGGGGGCCGAAGGGACTGTTGAGGATCTCGCTGTTAAGGTGGTCAGCCCCGGTTATCTCAAAGACAACGGGATCGACGTTCAAAACCAACGGGTGAATGAACTTGCCGAAAAAGGCAACACCGTGGTGTATCTGCTGGTGGACGACCGGCCCGAAGGCGCGCTGGCCATGGAAGATATAGTGCGGCAATCTTCGAAGGACGCGGTTCATCGTTTAAAGGAGATGGGGCTTCAGGTCATGATGCTGACCGGTGACTCCCGGGCCGTGGCTGAATCTGTTGCTGGAGAACTGGGGCTGGATGACTATTTTGCCGATGTGCTGCCCGACCAGAAGTCCACCCGTATTAAAGAAATCAGGAAAAAAGGACTGCGGGTGGCCATGGTGGGCGACGGCATCAATGATGCGCCGGCGCTTGCCGAAGCGGATGTGGGTATCGCCATCGGCGCGGGAACGGATGTGGCCATGGAAACCGCCGATATCGTGCTGGTCCGTTCCGATCCCAGGGATGTCATCCATGTTATTGAACTCTCGGGGGCGACCCACTCGAAAACGGTGCAGAATCTCTGGTGGGCGGCGGGTTACAATATTATCGCCATTCCGCTTGCGGCCGGTATCCTATATCCGTTCTTCCGGTTTCTGCTGCCGCCGTCGGCTGGGGCCGTTGTCATGTCTCTGTCCACGGTGATCGTGGCAGTGAACGCAAGGCTGCTAAAAGAGTGA
- a CDS encoding redoxin domain-containing protein encodes MTHHHLQVGDTAPEFSLNNQDNQAVNPMALAGKRILLSFHPLAWTSICEIQMRTLEVKHTVFKELEVMAYGISVDSLKSKQAWADAMGIKETNLLADFWPHGGVARQYGLFLDDTGVSNRANVLIAPDHTVEWIKIYDIHEVPDIEAIIAFVNQKKQ; translated from the coding sequence ATGACACATCACCACCTGCAAGTCGGCGATACGGCGCCGGAGTTTTCTCTCAACAATCAGGACAATCAGGCTGTAAACCCCATGGCGCTGGCGGGCAAGAGAATCCTTCTGTCTTTTCACCCGCTGGCCTGGACATCGATCTGTGAGATCCAGATGCGCACCCTCGAAGTGAAGCATACGGTTTTCAAAGAACTGGAAGTTATGGCATACGGCATCAGCGTGGACAGTCTCAAGTCCAAACAGGCATGGGCGGACGCCATGGGGATTAAGGAAACCAATCTGCTGGCCGATTTCTGGCCCCACGGCGGGGTGGCCAGGCAATACGGATTGTTCCTGGATGACACGGGGGTTTCCAACCGGGCCAATGTCCTGATCGCGCCGGACCACACCGTCGAATGGATTAAAATTTATGATATCCACGAGGTGCCGGACATTGAGGCGATCATCGCTTTTGTTAACCAAAAGAAACAATAA
- a CDS encoding ATP-binding protein, translated as MKSRQRRTVSLKSIFLFGIVGVLLIAVPIFVFVVVDNIRTHDQRVVENMKGKGAALIRSFEAGTRTGVVMMMWGAEKVQRLLMEVSLQEDIAYLLITDETGDILAHSDPDRVGSRYENFPEIPADQAPSTISHRRVEHDNGPVFEVFKQFTPDRPPAVRGRLKSMIDRLPPGEHKRLFNDWCAMHFFQDMDQPPVRQFIFVGFDMTRLDAARSAYIRRAVLNGTVVLLIVCTGMLALFSIQAYRSARSSFVRVKALSDEVVANMPAGLVTFGPGPEITSCNRRAAEILGMAPCRTDDDPLDMDRLPPPVRQVADQVVQDGGNVSQEVEVPGPDGVDRVLEIGASPIQDEGGRVSGYLLLIKDLTGMRRLEKEVARSRRLAAIGKLAAGVAHEIRNPLSSIKGFATYFKEKFSDSDQDKKTADTMIYEVERLNRAVTQLLEFARPVSLEITEVEPGELIEHSLRLMENDFTNKGIESTARIQTTRPVIRTDRDRLNQVLLNLYLNAVDAMESGGRLTVTLSDGDNNDTVTIDVTDTGHGIAEKDMEQIFDPYFTTRSRGTGLGLAIVYKLVESLGGTITVESREGHGTTFHIRVPA; from the coding sequence ATGAAGTCCAGGCAGCGACGAACGGTTTCCTTAAAAAGCATCTTTCTGTTCGGCATCGTGGGGGTGCTTCTGATTGCCGTGCCCATCTTCGTATTCGTGGTGGTCGACAACATCCGTACCCATGACCAGCGGGTGGTGGAAAACATGAAAGGCAAAGGCGCGGCCCTGATCCGCTCCTTTGAGGCCGGCACCCGCACTGGCGTGGTGATGATGATGTGGGGCGCGGAAAAGGTGCAGCGGCTGCTCATGGAGGTTTCCCTGCAGGAAGACATCGCCTACCTGCTGATTACCGATGAGACCGGCGACATCCTTGCCCACAGCGACCCGGACCGGGTGGGCAGCCGGTATGAGAATTTCCCGGAGATTCCGGCGGACCAGGCCCCCTCCACAATTTCTCACCGCCGCGTGGAGCATGACAACGGGCCGGTATTCGAGGTATTCAAGCAGTTTACGCCGGACCGGCCCCCTGCCGTCCGGGGCCGGCTCAAAAGCATGATCGACCGGCTGCCGCCCGGAGAGCACAAGCGGCTGTTCAACGACTGGTGCGCCATGCATTTTTTCCAGGACATGGACCAGCCCCCGGTGCGCCAGTTTATCTTTGTCGGCTTTGACATGACCCGGCTGGACGCGGCCCGGTCCGCCTATATTCGCCGCGCAGTCCTCAACGGCACGGTGGTGCTGCTGATCGTGTGCACCGGCATGCTGGCGCTGTTTTCCATTCAGGCCTACCGGTCGGCCCGTTCCTCCTTTGTCCGTGTCAAGGCCCTTTCCGACGAGGTGGTGGCCAACATGCCGGCCGGCCTGGTCACCTTCGGCCCCGGCCCGGAGATCACGTCGTGCAACCGCCGGGCCGCCGAGATTCTGGGTATGGCGCCCTGTCGTACGGATGACGACCCGCTGGACATGGACCGTTTACCGCCGCCGGTGCGGCAGGTGGCCGACCAGGTGGTTCAGGACGGAGGCAATGTCTCCCAGGAGGTGGAGGTGCCGGGGCCGGACGGTGTGGACCGGGTGCTGGAGATCGGGGCCTCCCCCATTCAGGACGAAGGCGGCCGGGTGTCCGGCTACCTGCTGCTGATAAAAGATCTTACCGGCATGCGCCGCCTGGAAAAAGAGGTGGCCCGCAGCCGCCGCCTGGCCGCCATCGGCAAGCTGGCCGCGGGCGTGGCCCATGAAATCCGCAACCCGTTAAGTTCCATCAAGGGGTTTGCCACCTATTTCAAGGAGAAGTTTTCGGATTCGGACCAGGACAAGAAGACCGCCGACACCATGATTTACGAGGTGGAACGGCTCAACCGGGCCGTGACCCAGCTTCTGGAGTTTGCCCGGCCCGTCTCCCTGGAGATAACCGAGGTAGAACCCGGCGAGCTGATTGAGCATTCCCTGCGGCTGATGGAAAACGATTTTACCAACAAGGGTATAGAATCCACGGCCCGCATTCAAACGACCCGGCCCGTCATCCGCACCGACCGGGACCGGCTCAACCAGGTGCTGCTCAACCTGTATTTAAATGCCGTGGACGCCATGGAGAGCGGGGGCCGCCTCACCGTCACCCTGTCCGACGGCGACAACAACGATACCGTGACCATCGATGTGACAGATACCGGCCACGGCATTGCGGAAAAGGATATGGAGCAGATTTTCGATCCCTATTTTACCACCCGAAGCCGGGGCACCGGCCTGGGCCTGGCCATTGTCTACAAGCTGGTGGAGAGTCTGGGCGGCACCATCACCGTGGAGAGCCGGGAAGGCCACGGTACAACGTTTCATATCCGCGTTCCGGCATGA
- a CDS encoding YeeE/YedE thiosulfate transporter family protein, whose translation MRKNNQTSPYWKWLPAAFALAGIILFVFATYGPPASSSGFVSTLKGVLQTVAPDYVVEKAHYRMIPDTGSWLFAFVLGMAIGGFIAGRTFSIPVRDIPEIWEKRFGNSKVKRFAATFAGGFVILFASRLAGGCTLGLFMSGSTQLAVSGLYFGVLIFGIAMLTARFVYRGAGGGIGKGEK comes from the coding sequence ATGCGGAAAAACAATCAAACATCACCATATTGGAAATGGCTTCCGGCCGCCTTTGCCCTGGCGGGCATTATTCTTTTTGTTTTTGCCACATACGGCCCGCCGGCCTCTTCAAGCGGTTTTGTGAGCACGCTGAAAGGTGTCCTGCAGACCGTGGCGCCGGATTATGTGGTGGAGAAGGCCCATTACCGGATGATCCCGGATACGGGATCATGGCTGTTCGCCTTTGTGCTGGGAATGGCCATCGGCGGCTTTATTGCGGGTCGTACCTTCAGCATACCGGTGCGGGACATTCCCGAAATATGGGAAAAGCGGTTCGGCAACAGTAAAGTCAAACGGTTTGCCGCCACGTTCGCGGGCGGATTTGTCATTCTGTTCGCTTCCAGGCTGGCGGGCGGTTGTACGCTGGGCCTCTTTATGTCGGGCTCCACCCAGCTTGCCGTCAGCGGTCTGTATTTCGGTGTGCTGATTTTCGGGATCGCTATGCTGACGGCCCGTTTCGTCTATCGCGGGGCCGGCGGCGGTATTGGAAAGGGGGAAAAATGA
- a CDS encoding YeeE/YedE thiosulfate transporter family protein, producing the protein MSTEIWLGLLSGIAFGFVIQRIGATNADKMARAHLMMEGDIPRFMLTAVLLSSVGLLGLQAAGVGRTLIIPTSLVATGVAGILFGLGWGLSGYCPGTTWAAAGEGRMDAVFALLGGLAGTALFAQLHEFLIPLLYAPTNVGQITLADWFGSKPLAVAVFVIVFGICIWAIGILWGRGEDVPES; encoded by the coding sequence ATGAGTACTGAAATATGGTTGGGATTGTTGTCCGGCATCGCATTCGGGTTCGTTATTCAGCGCATCGGCGCCACCAACGCGGATAAGATGGCGCGGGCGCATTTGATGATGGAAGGCGATATTCCGCGGTTCATGCTCACGGCGGTGCTGCTTTCCTCTGTCGGTCTGCTGGGGTTGCAGGCCGCCGGCGTGGGCCGTACCCTGATTATTCCCACCAGCCTGGTGGCCACCGGCGTCGCCGGTATTCTGTTCGGCCTGGGCTGGGGGTTGTCCGGCTATTGTCCGGGCACCACATGGGCCGCGGCCGGCGAAGGCCGGATGGACGCGGTGTTCGCCCTTCTCGGGGGGCTGGCCGGAACGGCTCTGTTCGCCCAGTTGCATGAATTCCTGATTCCGTTGCTTTATGCCCCCACCAATGTGGGGCAGATTACCCTTGCGGACTGGTTCGGCAGCAAACCCCTGGCGGTGGCTGTTTTTGTCATCGTGTTCGGTATCTGCATATGGGCTATCGGCATTTTATGGGGAAGGGGTGAAGATGTGCCGGAAAGCTGA
- a CDS encoding sigma-54-dependent transcriptional regulator: MKKHATILIVDDDAGHRSMLRTLLEGWGHQTAEADDGLAAVEYVQTRPADIVLMDLKMVHMSGMEALEQIRSFNPGVPVIIMTAFSSVDTAVEALKKGAYDYLTKPLDFEKLRLTLERILEAARLRKENRHLKERLGSRFSRDQIIGNSPAMTRLLETVEQAAPSDASILITGESGTGKELIAGALHFNSARREGPFVKINCAAITETLLESELFGHEKGSFTGADKAKKGRFVQADTGTILLDEIGEMPLSMQAKLLRVLQEKEVTPVGGERTIHVDVRVIASTNKDLHALVEAGTFREDLFFRLNVVNLEVPPLRNRKEDIPELAHHFLTLFSAKNKKQVQGFTPDAMEALLAYSWPGNVRELMNAVERAVVLARSEYLSREDVLLMAERQAPAQATPPLAAGAGPASHGLPLSEVEKDAILRTLEATDNNKSEAARRLGITRKTLQKKLKQYGVS; this comes from the coding sequence ATGAAAAAGCACGCCACAATCCTGATTGTTGATGATGACGCCGGCCACCGCTCCATGCTTCGCACTCTTCTGGAGGGGTGGGGCCACCAGACGGCCGAGGCCGACGACGGCCTGGCCGCGGTGGAATATGTTCAAACCCGGCCCGCGGACATCGTGCTCATGGACCTGAAGATGGTCCACATGTCCGGCATGGAGGCCTTAGAGCAGATCCGGTCTTTTAACCCCGGAGTGCCGGTGATCATCATGACCGCCTTCTCCTCGGTGGACACGGCGGTGGAGGCTCTGAAAAAAGGGGCTTACGACTACCTGACCAAGCCCCTGGATTTTGAAAAGCTGCGCCTTACGCTGGAGCGGATTCTGGAGGCGGCCCGCCTGCGAAAGGAGAACCGCCACTTAAAGGAGCGGCTGGGCAGCCGGTTTTCCAGGGACCAGATCATCGGAAACAGTCCGGCCATGACCCGGCTGCTGGAAACCGTGGAGCAGGCGGCCCCGTCCGACGCCAGCATCCTGATCACCGGCGAATCCGGCACCGGCAAGGAGCTGATCGCCGGGGCCCTGCATTTCAACAGCGCCCGCAGGGAGGGCCCCTTTGTCAAGATCAACTGCGCCGCCATCACCGAGACCCTGCTGGAGTCCGAGCTGTTCGGCCATGAAAAGGGGTCCTTTACCGGCGCGGACAAGGCCAAGAAGGGAAGGTTTGTCCAGGCCGACACCGGCACCATTCTGCTGGACGAAATCGGCGAGATGCCCCTGTCCATGCAGGCCAAACTGCTGCGGGTGCTTCAGGAAAAAGAGGTCACCCCCGTGGGCGGGGAACGCACCATTCACGTGGACGTACGGGTCATCGCCTCCACCAACAAGGACCTGCATGCCCTGGTGGAGGCCGGCACTTTTCGGGAAGACCTGTTTTTCCGGCTCAACGTGGTCAATCTGGAGGTGCCGCCCCTGCGCAACAGAAAAGAGGACATTCCCGAGCTGGCCCACCATTTTCTGACCCTGTTTTCCGCCAAGAACAAAAAGCAGGTCCAGGGGTTTACGCCCGACGCCATGGAGGCCCTGCTGGCCTATTCATGGCCGGGCAACGTGCGGGAGTTGATGAACGCCGTGGAACGGGCCGTGGTCCTGGCCCGGTCTGAATACCTCTCCCGTGAGGACGTGCTGCTGATGGCCGAGCGGCAGGCCCCGGCCCAGGCCACTCCGCCCCTTGCCGCGGGCGCCGGCCCGGCGTCCCATGGCCTGCCGTTGTCGGAAGTGGAAAAGGACGCCATCTTAAGAACCCTGGAAGCCACGGATAACAACAAAAGCGAGGCCGCCCGCCGCCTGGGCATCACGCGAAAGACATTACAGAAAAAACTGAAACAGTACGGGGTCTCCTGA